Proteins found in one Nitratiruptor sp. SB155-2 genomic segment:
- a CDS encoding glycosyltransferase, with amino-acid sequence MNVAIVHDWLVTNAGAEKVLSALIELFPNADLFSIVEFLDESSKREILQDIHVTTSFIQHLPFSKKHFRKYLLLFPKAIASFDLKKYDLILSSSWAFAKGIRKDENQIHICYCHTPIRYIWDLKDEYFRNIPTLFYPLAQTTAKYLQQWDLQTSKSVDHFIANSHFVKKRIQNIYNRDATVIYPPVDTTSFTLCKEKEDYYVTMSRLVPYKRVDLIVQAFAKNGKRLLVIGDGEERKRLEAMAAKNIEFKGWIQKEEVIATLQKAKGFVYAAIEDFGIAPVEAQACGTPIIALGMGGTAESVIDGITGVHFHKQSIEALQKAVEHFESIYDTFDFTTIANHAKSFSKERFMKEMQTFIKEKAYH; translated from the coding sequence ATGAACGTAGCGATAGTGCATGACTGGCTTGTGACAAATGCAGGAGCGGAAAAGGTTTTGTCTGCATTGATAGAACTTTTTCCAAATGCAGATCTTTTTTCCATTGTCGAATTTTTGGACGAATCATCAAAAAGAGAGATTTTGCAAGATATTCATGTTACCACTTCATTTATACAGCATCTGCCATTTTCCAAAAAACATTTTCGAAAATATCTTCTCCTATTTCCAAAAGCAATAGCATCTTTTGATTTAAAAAAGTATGATCTGATCCTCAGCAGTTCCTGGGCTTTTGCCAAAGGGATCAGAAAAGATGAAAATCAAATCCATATATGCTACTGCCATACCCCCATTCGATACATATGGGATTTGAAAGATGAGTACTTTCGCAACATTCCTACTCTTTTTTATCCTTTGGCACAAACAACTGCAAAATATCTCCAACAATGGGATCTTCAAACATCCAAAAGCGTGGATCATTTCATAGCAAATTCACACTTTGTCAAAAAACGTATCCAAAATATTTACAATCGTGATGCAACAGTCATCTATCCGCCGGTCGATACCACATCTTTTACCTTATGCAAAGAAAAAGAGGATTATTATGTGACTATGAGTCGACTGGTTCCTTACAAAAGAGTTGATTTGATCGTCCAGGCTTTTGCGAAAAATGGAAAAAGATTGCTTGTCATAGGAGATGGAGAAGAGCGAAAACGTCTGGAAGCTATGGCAGCGAAAAACATCGAATTCAAGGGATGGATACAAAAAGAGGAGGTGATCGCAACTCTTCAAAAAGCAAAAGGGTTTGTATACGCTGCAATCGAAGATTTTGGCATAGCACCTGTGGAGGCACAAGCCTGCGGTACGCCGATCATCGCTTTGGGAATGGGGGGAACGGCAGAAAGTGTGATCGACGGTATCACCGGTGTCCACTTCCATAAGCAGAGTATTGAAGCCTTACAAAAGGCGGTAGAACATTTCGAATCGATATATGATACATTTGATTTTACAACCATTGCAAACCATGCAAAAAGTTTTTCCAAAGAGCGTTTCATGAAGGAAATGCAAACTTTTATCAAAGAAAAGGCGTATCATTGA
- a CDS encoding exopolysaccharide biosynthesis polyprenyl glycosylphosphotransferase, producing MKFVLFRILSFLILLFINLELTFLIVGVWKGCNCPWHTYSWMMVIYLLYYALFKLLNRRMVSLSETYLIFKANTLALITIFSIMFLTASIDSNSKIIVIVYFFLNLFIPIPLYFIKKMLINRWFQVDVLAICDQDGKKQIERWFSKENGFGFRIKNIVLLGEIPLHKQKDLIKKIISNNRFYAVVIASNKLSKVFYLIDVIQPKISRIIMLPKISTMPLFHAEIINSIHHKGLAFFIQNRLLNPVDKTIKRFFDLSFASILFLVSLPVMSGIYLTIWIQTKKNPIFTQTRIGKDGKPFTIYKFKTMVDNAEKVLEEYLQAHPEAKEEYKRYRKLKNDPRITSIGKFLRKSSLDELPQLVNILKGDMSLIGPRPILPQEAELFGEFFSYYCSVRPGVTGLWQVSGRNELDFDERVKLDVWYVRNWSLEIDILILLKTVVIVLSRKGSY from the coding sequence TTGAAATTTGTCCTGTTTAGAATACTCTCTTTTTTGATACTGTTGTTCATCAATTTGGAACTAACCTTCTTGATAGTAGGAGTATGGAAAGGGTGCAACTGTCCATGGCATACGTACAGTTGGATGATGGTAATATATCTGCTCTATTATGCTCTTTTTAAACTCCTCAATAGAAGAATGGTCAGTCTTTCCGAAACGTATCTCATCTTCAAAGCCAATACATTGGCACTCATAACAATCTTTTCCATAATGTTCTTAACGGCTTCTATTGATTCAAATTCAAAAATCATAGTTATTGTCTATTTTTTTCTCAATCTTTTCATTCCCATACCTCTGTATTTCATAAAAAAAATGCTCATCAACAGATGGTTTCAAGTAGATGTTTTGGCTATTTGCGATCAAGATGGAAAAAAACAGATAGAAAGATGGTTTTCCAAAGAAAACGGTTTTGGTTTTCGCATAAAAAATATTGTACTTCTTGGCGAGATACCACTGCATAAACAAAAAGATCTCATCAAAAAAATAATCAGCAATAATCGTTTTTATGCTGTCGTTATCGCTTCAAACAAATTATCAAAAGTTTTCTATCTGATTGATGTTATCCAACCAAAAATCAGCCGTATCATAATGCTTCCCAAAATATCGACGATGCCTCTTTTTCATGCAGAGATCATCAACTCCATTCACCATAAAGGTCTAGCTTTTTTTATCCAAAACAGACTCCTCAATCCTGTCGATAAAACAATCAAGCGATTTTTCGATCTCTCTTTTGCTTCAATTTTGTTTCTGGTTTCGTTGCCTGTAATGAGTGGAATCTATCTTACTATATGGATACAAACAAAGAAAAATCCTATATTTACCCAAACAAGGATCGGCAAGGATGGAAAACCCTTTACAATATACAAATTTAAGACCATGGTAGATAATGCCGAAAAAGTCCTTGAGGAGTATCTTCAAGCTCATCCCGAAGCCAAAGAGGAGTATAAACGCTATCGAAAACTCAAAAATGATCCAAGAATTACATCAATAGGAAAATTCCTGAGAAAAAGCTCTTTGGATGAGTTGCCACAACTTGTAAATATTCTCAAAGGTGATATGTCGCTCATAGGACCTCGTCCCATTCTTCCTCAAGAAGCAGAGCTTTTTGGGGAGTTTTTCTCTTATTACTGTTCTGTTCGCCCGGGAGTTACGGGATTATGGCAAGTGAGTGGCAGGAATGAGCTTGATTTTGACGAACGGGTCAAACTTGATGTATGGTATGTACGTAACTGGTCTTTGGAAATAGATATTTTGATATTGTTGAAAACTGTAGTTATCGTACTTTCTCGGAAAGGAAGCTACTAA
- a CDS encoding EI24 domain-containing protein, whose translation MKINKFIVKTINDMLSLDTIKLALITGIPLLLVWLGLAWIFWGPVTHFTTEIITWIPFSIVRANGAFIITFFLWFVAVLVSYAFFIGLFSGFLLGGKKESRFEAINFTLIMIFAVVWALFILVKWPWLNHEIQRFLTILPFDTVAQGLSWLLAFYLFYNLFLITEYFTIFVFREAFLRAMMEKHLGDMELSRTDISQTKAYARLYWDIFWFFLASIAILPILFIPIANFLAVWFIWAWLYKESAFLGVCSYLCTQSEYEKLKEHKAYLLSASLVSALLNFIPIINIFTPFFIMDLYFHWIIETRDEEL comes from the coding sequence ATGAAAATCAACAAATTCATTGTCAAAACCATCAACGATATGCTGAGCCTCGATACAATAAAGCTCGCTCTGATTACTGGAATACCGCTGCTTTTGGTATGGCTGGGGTTGGCTTGGATATTTTGGGGGCCTGTGACACATTTTACGACAGAAATTATCACTTGGATACCGTTTTCTATCGTTAGAGCAAACGGTGCGTTTATCATCACCTTTTTTCTTTGGTTTGTAGCCGTACTGGTAAGCTATGCCTTTTTTATAGGGCTTTTTAGCGGTTTTTTACTGGGAGGCAAAAAAGAGAGCCGGTTTGAAGCGATCAACTTTACACTCATTATGATATTTGCAGTTGTCTGGGCGCTTTTTATTCTTGTGAAATGGCCATGGCTGAACCATGAAATACAAAGATTTCTTACCATTTTGCCCTTCGACACAGTTGCTCAAGGTCTTTCTTGGTTGCTGGCATTCTACCTTTTTTACAACCTCTTTTTGATCACCGAATATTTTACAATCTTCGTTTTTCGAGAAGCCTTTTTAAGGGCAATGATGGAGAAGCACTTAGGAGATATGGAACTCTCACGCACAGACATCTCCCAAACCAAAGCGTATGCTAGGCTGTATTGGGATATTTTCTGGTTTTTTCTGGCATCCATCGCAATCCTACCGATTCTTTTTATCCCGATAGCAAACTTTCTAGCTGTCTGGTTTATTTGGGCATGGCTCTACAAAGAATCCGCCTTTTTGGGTGTCTGTTCCTATCTATGTACACAGAGTGAGTATGAAAAATTAAAAGAACACAAAGCCTACCTTCTCTCGGCTTCACTCGTCTCGGCTCTTTTAAATTTTATCCCTATTATCAATATCTTCACACCATTTTTTATTATGGATCTCTATTTTCACTGGATTATCGAGACAAGGGATGAAGAGCTCTAA
- a CDS encoding 2-isopropylmalate synthase gives MAEIVKIFDTTLRDGEQSPGASMNTEEKIQIAKQLEKLGVDVIEAGFAAASPGDFEAIRKISEVVQKSTVCSLARALEKDIKAAGEAIAPAKHKRIHTFIATSPIHMKYKLRMEPDEVIKRAVEAVQYAKTFVEDVEFSCEDAGRSEMSFLKEIILAVIEAGAGTINIPDTVGYRFPHEMGEMIKELHETIQDRAVISVHCHNDLGLAVANSLYSVLNGARQVECTINGLGERAGNAALEEIVMAIKTRKDIFGDIDTNINTKEIYPTSRLVAAITGIEPQPNKAIVGKNAFAHESGIHQDGVLKHQETYEIMRAEDIGLDKNAIVLGKHSGRHAFKKKIEELGFSLSEEEINKAFERFKMLADKKKEVTDDDIRMLITNEIASAPEVYKLKKLQINDCSEGVPSAAVTVEYEGKEITDAGIGDGTIDAIFKTIDRITGVQGKLNDYQVIAVSKGKDALAKVVVKVVFDENKPAVIGHGLSIDTMIASAKAYVGALNSYISMKDMLRTKRDEEI, from the coding sequence ATGGCTGAAATAGTAAAAATTTTTGATACTACATTGAGAGATGGAGAACAGAGTCCCGGTGCTTCTATGAATACAGAAGAGAAGATTCAGATAGCCAAACAGCTTGAAAAATTGGGTGTGGATGTCATTGAAGCGGGATTTGCTGCAGCAAGTCCCGGGGATTTTGAAGCGATACGAAAGATCAGTGAGGTGGTACAAAAAAGTACCGTCTGTTCATTGGCCAGGGCTCTTGAAAAAGATATCAAAGCGGCGGGCGAGGCTATTGCACCGGCAAAGCATAAAAGGATTCATACATTTATCGCAACCAGTCCTATTCATATGAAATATAAACTTCGAATGGAACCGGATGAAGTGATAAAGCGGGCCGTAGAAGCGGTACAGTATGCAAAAACCTTCGTAGAGGATGTGGAGTTTAGCTGTGAAGATGCCGGTCGAAGCGAGATGAGCTTTTTAAAAGAGATCATATTGGCAGTGATTGAAGCAGGAGCCGGTACCATCAATATCCCAGATACTGTTGGATATCGTTTTCCTCACGAAATGGGCGAGATGATCAAAGAGCTTCATGAAACGATTCAAGATAGAGCCGTCATCTCTGTACATTGTCACAACGACCTTGGATTGGCGGTAGCAAACTCACTCTACAGTGTTTTAAATGGTGCGAGACAGGTGGAATGTACGATCAATGGACTTGGTGAGCGAGCCGGTAATGCCGCTTTGGAAGAGATCGTTATGGCGATAAAAACACGAAAAGATATTTTTGGGGATATCGATACCAATATCAATACAAAAGAGATCTATCCTACAAGCCGTCTTGTTGCGGCTATAACTGGAATCGAACCGCAACCAAACAAAGCGATTGTAGGTAAAAACGCTTTTGCCCATGAAAGCGGAATCCATCAAGATGGCGTTTTGAAACATCAAGAGACCTATGAAATCATGCGTGCCGAAGATATCGGTTTGGATAAAAACGCGATCGTTCTTGGAAAACATTCGGGCCGTCATGCCTTTAAAAAGAAAATTGAAGAGCTTGGATTTAGTTTAAGTGAAGAGGAGATCAACAAGGCGTTCGAACGTTTTAAGATGCTGGCGGATAAGAAAAAAGAGGTGACCGATGATGATATCCGGATGCTCATTACCAATGAAATTGCCAGTGCACCGGAGGTCTATAAACTCAAAAAACTCCAGATCAATGATTGCAGTGAAGGGGTGCCGAGTGCCGCAGTTACCGTGGAGTATGAAGGAAAAGAGATTACAGATGCCGGAATTGGTGACGGTACCATCGATGCGATCTTTAAAACGATAGATAGAATTACCGGTGTACAGGGAAAACTGAACGATTATCAGGTGATTGCTGTGAGTAAAGGAAAAGATGCGCTAGCCAAAGTGGTGGTGAAAGTGGTGTTCGATGAAAACAAACCAGCCGTTATCGGACATGGTCTGAGCATCGATACGATGATAGCAAGCGCGAAAGCCTATGTAGGAGCACTCAACAGCTATATCTCCATGAAAGATATGCTGCGGACAAAAAGGGATGAAGAGATTTAG
- the pssA gene encoding CDP-diacylglycerol--serine O-phosphatidyltransferase produces MEKPSFDIRYIFPNFFTALSAFLGVISIIASIRGDFEKAAWLIFISLILDGIDGRVARLTNATSKFGVEFDSLADLVAFGVAPAILLYQTMGSSFGKYGSMVAALFVVFGAIRLARFNVMSPANEPSVFIGVPIPSAAVFVAGWTMLYLKYHLVYAKFFILTGALFVAFLMVSNIRYPSFKKIDLHKNQVIKVLVMMIVLLALLYLFPAEVVTFGITIYILAGVIRAGYYLFTKKIRYNNGKKLSGEKGE; encoded by the coding sequence TTGGAGAAGCCGTCTTTTGATATCCGTTATATCTTTCCAAACTTTTTTACGGCACTTTCAGCCTTTTTGGGGGTTATCAGTATCATAGCCTCCATTAGGGGCGATTTCGAGAAAGCGGCCTGGCTTATTTTTATTTCATTGATTTTGGATGGTATTGATGGAAGGGTGGCACGCCTTACCAATGCTACAAGTAAATTTGGTGTAGAGTTTGATTCTCTAGCCGATTTGGTTGCTTTTGGTGTTGCTCCGGCAATTCTTCTGTATCAAACGATGGGCTCCTCATTTGGAAAGTATGGCTCTATGGTTGCTGCTTTGTTTGTCGTTTTTGGAGCGATTCGACTTGCCAGATTCAATGTAATGTCTCCAGCCAATGAACCTTCGGTATTCATTGGAGTGCCTATTCCAAGTGCCGCTGTTTTTGTCGCAGGATGGACGATGCTTTATCTGAAATACCATCTTGTGTATGCGAAATTTTTTATTCTTACAGGTGCGCTTTTTGTCGCTTTTTTGATGGTGAGCAACATCCGCTATCCAAGTTTCAAAAAAATCGATCTGCACAAGAATCAGGTGATCAAAGTACTTGTGATGATGATCGTTTTATTGGCTCTTCTTTATCTTTTTCCGGCCGAAGTGGTGACATTTGGTATTACAATTTATATTTTAGCCGGTGTAATCAGAGCTGGCTACTACCTTTTTACAAAGAAAATTCGATATAATAATGGAAAAAAATTATCAGGAGAAAAAGGTGAGTGA
- the ftsH gene encoding ATP-dependent zinc metalloprotease FtsH gives MANNKQKKPQNDNFFNKNPLLTFAIFSVILILLFKSILQPANNMGQGAMQHMAGAPIQKTKEISYSELKKLIKDGRVKYVAIGQKTIKAIANEGGFKVIYFANKVPGDTTLIPLLEKKGIDYGGFSESNWVTEMLFGWIIPILIFFAIWMFLASRMQKSMGSGILGMGSAKKLINSERPKVKFDDVAGVEEAKEEVKEIVDFLKHPQRYIRLGAKIPKGVLLVGPPGTGKTLLAKAVAGEADVPFFAVSGSSFIEMFVGVGAARVRDLFEQAKKEAPSIIFIDEIDAIGKSRAAAGPIGGNDEREQTLNQLLAEMDGFDSSESPVIVLAATNRPEVLDPALLRPGRFDRTVVVDKPDFEGRLAILKVHVKHIKLSPNVDLEEIARLTAGLAGADLANIVNEAALLAGRKNKEQVEQEDLLEAVERAIAGLEKKSRRISPEEKRIVAYHESGHALIAETTPGARKVTKVSIIPRGLAALGYTLNTPEENKYLMKKSELVAEIDTLLGGRAAEEVFIGEITTGASNDLERATDIVKAMISMYGMSDVAGLMVLEKRQNLFLGGPAQPVKEYSEKMAEEIDEFIKAFLNDRYTHVKNRLKEYSEAIENMVKVLFEKEVIEGKEVRQIIKEFEEKHGKKSLLVEEPQSDIEQAKHMSEQKSESE, from the coding sequence ATGGCAAATAACAAACAAAAGAAACCGCAAAACGATAACTTTTTCAATAAAAATCCACTGCTTACTTTTGCGATCTTTTCCGTTATACTGATTTTACTGTTCAAGTCGATTTTACAGCCAGCAAACAATATGGGGCAGGGTGCAATGCAACATATGGCTGGTGCACCGATCCAAAAAACAAAAGAGATCAGTTACAGCGAACTGAAAAAATTGATCAAGGACGGACGAGTCAAGTACGTTGCAATAGGTCAAAAAACGATTAAAGCGATAGCCAATGAAGGCGGCTTTAAAGTGATCTATTTTGCAAACAAAGTACCAGGTGATACGACGCTTATTCCGCTCCTTGAAAAGAAAGGCATAGACTACGGCGGTTTTAGCGAGAGCAACTGGGTGACTGAGATGCTTTTTGGCTGGATCATCCCGATTCTCATCTTTTTTGCGATCTGGATGTTCCTTGCCAGCCGTATGCAAAAGAGTATGGGCAGCGGTATCCTTGGCATGGGGAGCGCCAAAAAGCTTATCAATTCTGAGCGGCCAAAAGTGAAATTTGACGATGTGGCAGGAGTGGAAGAGGCGAAAGAGGAAGTGAAAGAGATTGTCGATTTTCTCAAGCATCCACAACGTTACATCCGACTTGGAGCGAAGATTCCAAAAGGGGTTTTGCTTGTAGGACCTCCAGGGACTGGTAAGACGCTTCTTGCAAAAGCAGTTGCCGGTGAAGCGGACGTACCATTTTTTGCAGTAAGCGGTAGTAGTTTCATCGAGATGTTCGTGGGTGTGGGTGCGGCTCGTGTTCGAGATCTTTTTGAGCAGGCAAAAAAAGAGGCGCCAAGTATCATTTTTATCGATGAGATCGATGCTATTGGGAAAAGCCGGGCGGCGGCAGGACCGATTGGAGGAAACGATGAAAGAGAGCAGACTCTCAATCAGCTTCTAGCAGAGATGGATGGGTTTGACAGTTCCGAGTCTCCCGTCATCGTTTTGGCTGCTACCAACAGGCCTGAAGTGTTGGATCCGGCACTGCTTCGACCGGGGCGATTCGATAGAACCGTTGTTGTGGATAAACCAGATTTTGAAGGTCGTTTGGCCATTTTGAAGGTACACGTCAAGCATATCAAACTTTCTCCAAATGTCGACCTAGAAGAGATAGCGAGACTCACGGCCGGACTTGCGGGAGCCGATCTGGCCAATATCGTCAACGAAGCGGCGCTTTTAGCCGGTCGAAAAAACAAAGAACAAGTTGAACAAGAAGATCTTTTGGAAGCGGTCGAAAGAGCGATTGCAGGACTAGAGAAGAAAAGCAGGCGAATCAGCCCGGAAGAGAAACGTATCGTTGCATACCATGAGAGTGGTCATGCTTTGATTGCCGAAACGACACCGGGAGCAAGAAAGGTGACCAAAGTCTCCATCATACCAAGAGGACTCGCGGCGCTCGGTTATACGCTCAATACCCCGGAAGAGAACAAATACCTCATGAAAAAGAGTGAGCTCGTTGCAGAGATCGATACATTGCTTGGTGGAAGAGCGGCCGAGGAGGTGTTTATAGGGGAAATTACGACTGGTGCATCGAACGATCTGGAAAGAGCGACAGACATTGTCAAGGCGATGATCAGTATGTACGGGATGAGTGATGTTGCAGGACTCATGGTCCTTGAAAAGAGACAAAATCTTTTCTTGGGTGGACCAGCACAGCCGGTGAAAGAGTACAGTGAAAAAATGGCTGAAGAGATCGACGAATTTATCAAAGCCTTTTTGAATGATCGATATACCCATGTGAAAAATAGACTCAAAGAGTACAGTGAAGCGATCGAAAATATGGTAAAGGTACTTTTTGAAAAAGAGGTGATAGAAGGTAAAGAGGTCCGCCAGATTATAAAAGAGTTTGAAGAAAAGCATGGGAAAAAATCATTGCTTGTAGAAGAGCCTCAAAGCGATATAGAACAAGCAAAACATATGAGTGAACAAAAAAGTGAAAGCGAGTAG
- a CDS encoding 50S ribosomal protein L11 methyltransferase, with the protein MDRYYYEYTVDIDAFKDEIESFLMDRFYNGIEESDGKLILRSEKSLDDIMDELRTYVDSLIKLFDTEIHLKITKEKKENIDWIEKYKKSITPVEVGEFYIHPSWYEPKEGKTNIKIDPALAFGSGHHETTRGCLNAIQKYVQPGMELLDVGCGSGILSIAAAKKGAVVDICDTDALALEESQKNFSLNGVEFREGWVGSAANAKKKYDIVIANIVADVLIMIAKDLQETTKEGGILILSGIIEKYRNKVKNRFDFSILEELQEGEWITMILRNDRGTDGK; encoded by the coding sequence ATGGATAGATACTATTATGAGTACACAGTAGACATCGATGCATTTAAAGATGAAATCGAATCATTTTTGATGGATAGATTTTACAATGGAATTGAAGAGAGTGACGGCAAACTGATACTTCGAAGCGAAAAGTCCCTTGATGACATTATGGATGAGCTTCGCACCTATGTTGACTCGTTGATAAAGCTTTTTGATACGGAGATCCATCTCAAAATAACAAAAGAGAAAAAAGAGAACATTGACTGGATAGAAAAATATAAAAAAAGCATTACTCCTGTGGAAGTGGGCGAGTTTTACATCCATCCAAGTTGGTATGAGCCAAAGGAAGGTAAGACAAACATCAAAATCGATCCGGCTTTGGCATTTGGCAGTGGGCATCATGAAACGACAAGAGGATGTTTGAACGCAATCCAAAAATATGTACAGCCCGGAATGGAGCTTTTGGATGTTGGATGCGGTAGCGGTATTTTATCGATTGCGGCGGCGAAAAAAGGAGCGGTGGTTGATATCTGTGACACCGATGCATTGGCTTTGGAAGAGTCCCAAAAGAACTTTTCCTTAAACGGAGTTGAATTTCGAGAGGGCTGGGTGGGAAGCGCAGCCAACGCTAAAAAGAAGTATGATATAGTTATAGCCAATATTGTCGCCGATGTTTTGATTATGATTGCAAAAGATTTGCAAGAGACGACAAAAGAGGGAGGGATTTTGATCCTTTCGGGTATTATCGAAAAATATCGCAACAAAGTGAAAAACAGGTTTGATTTTTCTATCCTTGAAGAGTTACAAGAAGGAGAATGGATAACAATGATATTACGAAACGATAGGGGAACCGATGGCAAATAA